From Phragmites australis chromosome 5, lpPhrAust1.1, whole genome shotgun sequence, a single genomic window includes:
- the LOC133918751 gene encoding F-box/kelch-repeat protein At3g61590-like isoform X2, whose protein sequence is MLAMGSEEWELYPSSYIGAQVIEYRPITEDSDNDWDADVAVSLDSALPDDLLEKILSFLPVASIIRSGSVCKRWQEIVHAQRQIWSKMVPQKPWYFMFTCSEELVSGFVYDPSFRKWYGFDFPCIEKSNWSTSSSAGLVCLMDSENRRRIMVCNPITKDWKRLSDAPCGKTADYSALAFSVDRSSHQYNVAVARSNQVPSEHYQWEFTIHLYESVTGNWVTPFTGVLLGWRGGDECVICDGVLYYLVYSTGVLVNNNEHRHCLVMYDLAARPNRTSLMSMAIPVPCALTCGRLMNLSERLVLVGGIGKLDRPGIIKGIGIWELHNKVWNEVARMPPKFFQGFGEFDDVFASCGADDLIYIQSYGSPALLTFEINQKLWKWSVKSPLTKSNC, encoded by the exons ATGCTGGCAATGGGATCAGAAGAGTGGGAGCTGTATCCTTCTTCTTACATTGGTGCCCAGGTCATAGAATACAGACCGATTACTGAAGACAGCGACAATGATTGGGATGCAGATGTGGCAGTGTCGCTGGACTCTGCTCTCCCTGATGATCTCTTGGAGAAGATTCTTTCATTCTTACCTGTTGCGAGTATCATAAGATCTGGATCTGTTTGCAAGAGGTGGCAAGAGATTGTGCACGCCCAGAGGcagatatggagcaaaatggtGCCTCAGAAGCCATGGTACTTCATGTTTACTTGCAGCGAGGAATTGGTTTCAGGTTTTGTCTATGATCCGAGCTTCCGCAAGTGGTATGGATTCGACTTCCCTTGCATTGAGAAGAGCAACTGGTCTACATCCTCGTCGGCTGGGTTGGTGTGCCTGATGGACAGTGAGAACAGGCGCCGCATCATGGTGTGCAACCCCATCACTAAGGACTGGAAGAGGCTTAGTGATGCTCCTTGTGGCAAAACAGCTGATTACAGTGCTCTTGCCTTTTCCGTGGACAGGAGTTCTCATCAATACAATGTGGCTGTTGCAAGGAGCAACCAGGTCCCATCGGAGCATTATCAGTGGGAGTTTACCATCCATTTGTATGAGTCGGTCACTGGTAATTGGGTGACTCCCTTTACTGGAGTTTTGCTTGGATGGAGAGGAGGTGACGAGTGTGTCATCTGTGATGGAGTCCtctactatttggtgtactccACAGGAGTTTTGGTGAACAATAATGAACATCGCCATTGTCTTGTCATGTATGATCTCGCTGCAAGACCGAACCGCACTTCTTTGATGAGCATGGCTATACCAGTGCCATGTGCTCTTACATGTGGTCGGTTGATGAACCTAAGTGAGAGGCTCGTGCTGGTAGGTGGCATTGGCAAGCTAGATAGACCTGGTATCATCAAGGGAATTGGCATTTGGGAACTCCATAACAAGGTGTGGAATGAGGTTGCTCGAATGCCTCCCAAGTTTTTTCAAGGATTTGGTGAGTTCGATGACGTTTTTGCAAGCTGCGGGGCGGATGATCTTATCTACATCCAGAGCTATGGGTCGCCAGCTCTTCTCACCTTTGAAATAAACCAGAAGCTGTGGAAGTGGTCGGTAAAGAGCCCTTTGACGAAGAG CAATTGCTAA
- the LOC133918751 gene encoding F-box/kelch-repeat protein At3g61590-like isoform X1, whose amino-acid sequence MLAMGSEEWELYPSSYIGAQVIEYRPITEDSDNDWDADVAVSLDSALPDDLLEKILSFLPVASIIRSGSVCKRWQEIVHAQRQIWSKMVPQKPWYFMFTCSEELVSGFVYDPSFRKWYGFDFPCIEKSNWSTSSSAGLVCLMDSENRRRIMVCNPITKDWKRLSDAPCGKTADYSALAFSVDRSSHQYNVAVARSNQVPSEHYQWEFTIHLYESVTGNWVTPFTGVLLGWRGGDECVICDGVLYYLVYSTGVLVNNNEHRHCLVMYDLAARPNRTSLMSMAIPVPCALTCGRLMNLSERLVLVGGIGKLDRPGIIKGIGIWELHNKVWNEVARMPPKFFQGFGEFDDVFASCGADDLIYIQSYGSPALLTFEINQKLWKWSVKSPLTKRFPLQLFTGFSFEPRLDIAS is encoded by the coding sequence ATGCTGGCAATGGGATCAGAAGAGTGGGAGCTGTATCCTTCTTCTTACATTGGTGCCCAGGTCATAGAATACAGACCGATTACTGAAGACAGCGACAATGATTGGGATGCAGATGTGGCAGTGTCGCTGGACTCTGCTCTCCCTGATGATCTCTTGGAGAAGATTCTTTCATTCTTACCTGTTGCGAGTATCATAAGATCTGGATCTGTTTGCAAGAGGTGGCAAGAGATTGTGCACGCCCAGAGGcagatatggagcaaaatggtGCCTCAGAAGCCATGGTACTTCATGTTTACTTGCAGCGAGGAATTGGTTTCAGGTTTTGTCTATGATCCGAGCTTCCGCAAGTGGTATGGATTCGACTTCCCTTGCATTGAGAAGAGCAACTGGTCTACATCCTCGTCGGCTGGGTTGGTGTGCCTGATGGACAGTGAGAACAGGCGCCGCATCATGGTGTGCAACCCCATCACTAAGGACTGGAAGAGGCTTAGTGATGCTCCTTGTGGCAAAACAGCTGATTACAGTGCTCTTGCCTTTTCCGTGGACAGGAGTTCTCATCAATACAATGTGGCTGTTGCAAGGAGCAACCAGGTCCCATCGGAGCATTATCAGTGGGAGTTTACCATCCATTTGTATGAGTCGGTCACTGGTAATTGGGTGACTCCCTTTACTGGAGTTTTGCTTGGATGGAGAGGAGGTGACGAGTGTGTCATCTGTGATGGAGTCCtctactatttggtgtactccACAGGAGTTTTGGTGAACAATAATGAACATCGCCATTGTCTTGTCATGTATGATCTCGCTGCAAGACCGAACCGCACTTCTTTGATGAGCATGGCTATACCAGTGCCATGTGCTCTTACATGTGGTCGGTTGATGAACCTAAGTGAGAGGCTCGTGCTGGTAGGTGGCATTGGCAAGCTAGATAGACCTGGTATCATCAAGGGAATTGGCATTTGGGAACTCCATAACAAGGTGTGGAATGAGGTTGCTCGAATGCCTCCCAAGTTTTTTCAAGGATTTGGTGAGTTCGATGACGTTTTTGCAAGCTGCGGGGCGGATGATCTTATCTACATCCAGAGCTATGGGTCGCCAGCTCTTCTCACCTTTGAAATAAACCAGAAGCTGTGGAAGTGGTCGGTAAAGAGCCCTTTGACGAAGAGGTTTCCGCTACAGCTGTTTACTGGTTTTTCTTTCGAGCCAAGGCTGGACATTGCTTCCTAG